The following proteins come from a genomic window of Patescibacteria group bacterium:
- a CDS encoding site-specific DNA-methyltransferase, whose amino-acid sequence MQKPYYEKPKFKLYQANCLDLLAELPENSVDMVFADPPYLLSNGGFTVHAGRRVSVNKGEWDKSNGLKKDFEFHLEWIRAVKRILKPHGTIWISGTYHSIYQCGFALQVAGFHVLNDIAWFKPNASPNLSCRFFTASHETLVWARKDKKAKHTFNYNLMKNGIWPEDALKKPGLQMRSVWSICTPKTIEKKFGKHPTQKPEDLLKRVVLASTNKGDLILDPFTGSSTTGVVAYLFGRQFLGVDTDSKFLDLSIKRFEELDRNLKNKLIK is encoded by the coding sequence ATGCAAAAGCCCTATTACGAAAAACCTAAATTCAAACTCTATCAAGCGAATTGTCTAGATTTATTAGCTGAACTTCCCGAAAATTCTGTTGATATGGTTTTTGCCGATCCACCTTATCTTCTTTCAAATGGTGGTTTTACTGTTCACGCTGGACGACGCGTTAGTGTCAACAAAGGTGAGTGGGATAAAAGCAATGGATTGAAAAAAGATTTTGAATTTCATCTTGAATGGATACGAGCTGTGAAGCGTATTCTAAAACCGCACGGTACGATTTGGATCAGTGGAACTTATCACTCTATTTACCAATGTGGATTTGCGCTTCAAGTTGCCGGGTTTCATGTTCTTAATGATATTGCATGGTTTAAACCAAACGCATCGCCGAATTTGAGCTGTCGTTTTTTTACTGCCAGCCACGAGACACTCGTCTGGGCAAGAAAAGATAAAAAAGCAAAACACACTTTCAATTACAATTTAATGAAAAACGGCATTTGGCCAGAGGACGCCTTAAAAAAACCCGGACTCCAAATGCGATCAGTTTGGTCAATTTGTACACCAAAAACAATTGAAAAGAAATTTGGAAAGCACCCAACGCAAAAGCCAGAGGATTTGTTAAAAAGGGTTGTTCTTGCGAGTACAAACAAGGGCGATTTAATTTTAGATCCTTTCACTGGAAGCTCCACAACAGGTGTCGTTGCATATCTCTTCGGACGACAATTCCTCGGTGTTGATACCGATTCAAAATTTTTGGATTTATCAATAAAACGGTTTGAAGAACTAGATCGCAATTTGAAAAATAAACTTATCAAATAA
- a CDS encoding slipin family protein yields the protein MFEVFIVLLIIFLLLILSGLKVINQYERGIVLTLGSYSYTLEPGLKVVVPIFQRLIKVDIRITTSDIPQQEVITQDNLPVGINAVVYFQVKKPEDAILKIQDYAYAVTQYAQTALRDVIGGVELDTLLTERQKIADEIKALVDKETVDWGIDVTSIKIQDIELPADMKRAMAKQAEAERERRATIIRSQGELAASKNLQEAMKKMSESGAISLRTLQTIEATTANPANTVVFALPVEVLEGLRKLGAK from the coding sequence ATGTTTGAGGTTTTTATTGTCCTTTTAATAATTTTTTTGCTTTTAATTCTTTCTGGACTTAAAGTTATTAACCAGTACGAACGAGGTATTGTTCTTACGCTTGGTTCGTATTCTTATACCTTGGAACCGGGACTAAAAGTTGTAGTTCCCATTTTTCAAAGACTTATTAAGGTAGATATAAGAATTACTACTTCTGATATTCCTCAACAGGAAGTAATTACTCAAGACAATTTGCCGGTAGGGATTAATGCGGTAGTTTATTTTCAAGTTAAGAAACCCGAAGACGCCATACTTAAAATACAAGATTACGCTTATGCGGTAACGCAATACGCGCAAACAGCTTTAAGAGATGTAATAGGCGGCGTGGAGCTAGACACTTTGCTAACCGAAAGGCAAAAAATTGCCGACGAGATAAAAGCTTTGGTGGACAAAGAAACGGTTGATTGGGGAATAGATGTTACATCCATAAAAATTCAAGATATTGAACTCCCCGCGGATATGAAACGCGCTATGGCAAAACAAGCGGAAGCTGAAAGAGAAAGACGCGCGACTATCATTCGTTCGCAGGGGGAACTTGCCGCTTCCAAAAATTTGCAAGAAGCTATGAAAAAAATGTCGGAATCGGGCGCTATATCTTTGAGAACATTGCAAACTATTGAGGCAACTACAGCAAACCCCGCAAATACCGTTGTTTTTGCTCTTCCTGTAGAGGTTTTAGAAGGATTAAGAAAACTTGGGGCTAAATGA
- a CDS encoding orotidine 5'-phosphate decarboxylase, which translates to MLNRKTRYIQIALNNSLQEAFNIIQTLPKNERILVEAGTPLIKTYGMQGIQDIKNWWGGYVVADLKVMDRGETEVKIAKQAGANAIVGLGHAPIETINAFIESCIKYEIDSMLDLMNVQEPIKVLRKLRKMPSVIILHRGVDETEFNKRIPLPYLQINKVRSSYNTLIAIAGGDTIREVQRAVFNDANIVVVWKEFYQKTEQTGKLAEEFLEAIK; encoded by the coding sequence ATGCTTAACAGAAAAACAAGATATATTCAAATCGCATTAAACAACAGTCTTCAAGAAGCCTTTAACATAATTCAAACTTTACCAAAAAACGAAAGAATTTTGGTGGAAGCAGGAACCCCTTTAATAAAAACCTACGGAATGCAGGGTATCCAAGATATAAAAAATTGGTGGGGCGGGTATGTTGTTGCCGACTTAAAAGTTATGGACAGAGGAGAAACCGAAGTTAAAATCGCAAAACAAGCAGGAGCAAACGCCATCGTGGGTTTAGGTCACGCCCCCATAGAAACGATTAACGCTTTTATTGAGTCCTGCATAAAATACGAAATAGACAGTATGCTTGACCTGATGAATGTACAAGAACCAATAAAAGTGTTGCGAAAACTTAGAAAAATGCCGTCGGTGATAATTCTGCATAGGGGCGTGGACGAGACCGAGTTTAATAAAAGAATTCCCCTTCCCTATCTTCAAATAAATAAAGTTAGGTCAAGTTACAATACTTTAATAGCCATCGCCGGCGGAGACACAATAAGGGAAGTCCAAAGAGCTGTCTTTAACGACGCTAATATTGTAGTTGTTTGGAAAGAGTTTTATCAAAAAACCGAACAAACTGGAAAATTGGCGGAAGAATTTCTAGAAGCCATTAAATAA